One window of Thermocoleostomius sinensis A174 genomic DNA carries:
- a CDS encoding sensor histidine kinase — protein sequence MLEFWNNHFETSSFIPHGHCYLWKPELVGLHLTSDLMIAIAYYSIPITLFYFVRNRPDLPFNRIFLLFCLFIVACGTTHLMNVWTLWHPVYWVSGILKAITATVSVFTAIQLIPIVPQALALPSPEQLVQANQALQEQIAERLKIEAELKTYQGQLEQRVVDRTAQLADSNRQMEDLLRREQEARRQAEAAKVEIQKREEMARRQLAEIEAIYATAPIGLCVLDTEFRYVRINEYLAEINGLAVADHLGHTVRELLPELGEVQEQIFQQVLASGNPILNVEVHGTTPAQPGVERDWLVSYYPLRSQDEEVLGINVTAQEITDRKLAEQALQDRATELARLNARLAQTTSTLQERNQDLDQFAYIVSHDLKAPLRAISSLSEWIEEDLSGHIPAENQQQLELLRSRVRRMEALIDGLLTYSRVGRTEVAVEPVDVNELLAEVIDSLSPPPSFTIIIPSDLPRLNTKRLLLNQVFSNLISNAIKHHTRPDGRIVVAWQDTGDFHEFAVSDDGPGIEPQYYDKIFTIFQTLKTGDRQDNTGVGLSIVKKILDTEGGRIQVESHLNLGTTFRFWWRK from the coding sequence ATGTTGGAATTCTGGAATAACCATTTTGAGACTAGCTCATTCATTCCTCATGGACATTGCTACCTATGGAAACCTGAACTAGTAGGGCTGCATCTCACGTCTGATCTGATGATTGCAATCGCCTATTACTCGATTCCGATCACGCTGTTTTATTTCGTGAGAAATCGACCAGATTTACCATTTAACCGAATTTTTTTGCTGTTTTGTTTGTTTATTGTGGCTTGTGGCACAACGCACTTAATGAACGTATGGACGCTTTGGCATCCCGTTTATTGGGTATCAGGTATTTTGAAAGCTATTACGGCTACGGTTTCTGTCTTTACCGCAATTCAGTTAATTCCGATCGTGCCCCAAGCCCTCGCATTGCCCAGCCCTGAGCAACTTGTGCAAGCCAATCAAGCTCTACAAGAGCAAATCGCCGAGCGGTTGAAAATTGAAGCGGAATTGAAGACTTATCAAGGTCAACTGGAACAACGAGTGGTCGATCGCACGGCCCAACTAGCAGACTCTAATCGGCAAATGGAAGACTTATTGCGGCGGGAACAGGAAGCACGTAGACAGGCAGAAGCCGCCAAAGTAGAGATTCAAAAGCGTGAAGAAATGGCCCGACGACAACTGGCTGAAATTGAAGCGATTTATGCTACGGCTCCTATTGGGTTGTGCGTTCTAGATACGGAATTTCGCTATGTGCGCATCAATGAATATTTAGCCGAAATCAATGGATTAGCTGTTGCCGATCACCTTGGGCACACCGTACGCGAACTATTGCCAGAATTAGGCGAAGTCCAAGAACAGATTTTTCAACAAGTGTTAGCCTCTGGCAACCCAATTCTTAATGTAGAAGTCCACGGAACCACCCCCGCCCAGCCAGGGGTTGAACGTGACTGGCTTGTGAGCTACTATCCATTACGCAGTCAAGACGAGGAGGTATTGGGCATTAACGTTACTGCCCAGGAAATAACCGATCGCAAACTGGCAGAACAGGCGTTGCAAGATCGAGCAACTGAATTAGCGCGGCTCAACGCTAGGTTGGCCCAAACAACGTCTACTTTGCAGGAACGAAATCAAGATTTAGATCAGTTCGCCTACATCGTTTCTCACGATCTGAAAGCTCCTCTACGTGCTATTTCTAGTTTGTCTGAATGGATTGAAGAAGACTTATCTGGGCATATTCCTGCTGAAAATCAACAGCAACTTGAGCTATTACGATCGCGGGTGCGACGGATGGAAGCCCTAATTGATGGCTTGTTAACCTACTCTCGTGTGGGCCGAACCGAGGTAGCCGTGGAACCCGTCGATGTCAACGAATTGCTAGCCGAGGTGATTGATTCCCTCTCGCCCCCGCCCTCCTTCACCATCATCATCCCCTCCGATCTACCCAGGCTCAACACTAAGCGGTTGCTATTGAATCAAGTGTTCAGCAACTTAATCAGCAATGCCATCAAGCACCATACCCGACCGGATGGCCGTATCGTCGTTGCCTGGCAAGACACGGGAGACTTCCACGAATTTGCTGTTTCTGATGACGGACCTGGCATTGAACCACAATACTACGACAAAATCTTTACCATTTTTCAAACCTTGAAGACCGGCGATCGACAGGACAATACGGGAGTGGGGCTATCGATCGTTAAAAAAATTCTTGATACAGAAGGAGGACGCATTCAAGTAGAATCGCACCTCAACCTTGGAACCACTTTTCGCTTTTGGTGGCGCAAATAG